One part of the Magallana gigas chromosome 5, xbMagGiga1.1, whole genome shotgun sequence genome encodes these proteins:
- the LOC136275345 gene encoding adventurous-gliding motility protein Z-like: MNQKTWRIPSPLSVGSDGATEDGHTVDFLSGTLDFLSSTVDFLSDTEDFLSGNVHFLSSTVDFLSGNVHFLSSTVDFLSGNVDLLSDIVDFLSSTVDFLSGTVDLLSGTLDFLSCTVDFLSDTVYFLSDIVDFLSGNVVFLSETVDFLSGNVDFLSETVDFLSEIVDFLSGNVDFLSDTVDFLFGNVDFLSSTVDFLSGTVDFLSDTEDFLSDTVDFLSDTVDFLSDTVDFLSDIVDFLSSNVDFLSDIVDFLSSTVDFLSGTVDFLSDTVDFLSDTVDFLSDTVDFLSDTVDFLSDTVDFLSETVDFLSDTVDFLSDTVDFLSDTVDFLSDTVDFLSDTVDFLSSTVDFLSGTVDLLSGTLDFLSCTVDFLSDTVYFLSDIVDFLSGNVDFLSGNVDFLSGNVDFLSETVDFLSEIVDFLSGNVDFLSDTVDFLFGNVDFLSSTVDFLSGTVDFLSDTVDFLSDTVDFLSDTVDFLSDIVDFLSGNVDFLSDIVDFLSSTVDFLSGTVDFLSDTVDFLSDTVDFLSDTVDFLSDTVDFLSDTVDFLSDTVDFLSDTVDFLSDTVDFLSDTVDFLSDTVDFLSDTVDLLSDTVDFLSDTVDLLSDTSVRTIHQ, translated from the exons ATGAACCAGAAAACATGGAGGATTCCCTCCCCGCTGTCTGTCGGGTCTGATGGAGCTACAGAGGACGGACA TACTGTAGACTTCCTGTCCGGCACTCTAGACTTCCTGTCCAGTACTGTAGATTTCCTGTCCGATACTGAAGATTTCCTGTCCGGTAATGTACACTTCCTGTCCAGTACTGTAGATTTCCTGTCCGGTAATGTACACTTCCTGTCCAGTACTGTAGATTTCCTTTCCGGTAATGTAGACTTACTGTCCGATATTGTAGATTTCCTGTCCAGTACTGTAGATTTCCTGTCCGGTACTGTAGACTTGCTGTCCGGCACTCTAGACTTCCTGTCCTGTACTGTAGATTTCCTGTCCGATACTGTATACTTCCTGTCCGATATTGTAGATTTCCTGTCCGGTAATGTAGTCTTCCTGTCCGAAACTGTAGACTTCCTGTCCGGTAATGTAGACTTCCTGTCCGAAACTGTAGACTTCCTGTCCGAAATTGTAGATTTCCTGTCCGGTAATGTAGACTTCCTGTCCGATACTGTAGATTTCCTGTTCGGTAATGTAGATTTCCTGTCCAGTACTGTCGACTTCCTGTCAGGTACTGTAGACTTCCTGTCCGATACAGAAGACTTCCTGTCCGATACTGTAGACTTCCTGTCCGATACTGTAGACTTCCTGTCCGATACTGTAGACTTCCTGTCCGATATTGTAGATTTCCTTTCCAGTAATGTAGACTTCCTGTCCGATATTGTAGATTTCCTGTCCAGTACTGTAGACTTCCTGTCCGGTACTGTAGACTTCCTGTCCGATACAGTAGACTTCCTGTCCGATACTGTAGACTTCCTGTCCGATACAGTAGACTTCCTGTCCGATACTGTAGACTTCTTGTCCGATACAGTAGACTTCCTGTCCGAAACAGTAGACTTCCTGTCCGATACTGTAGACTTCCTGTCCGATACAGTAGACTTCTTGTCCGATACAGTAGACTTCCTGTCCGATACAGTAGACTTCCTGTCCGATACTGTAGACTTCCTGTCCAGTACTGTAGATTTCCTGTCCGGTACTGTAGACTTGCTGTCCGGCACTCTAGACTTTCTGTCCTGTACTGTAGATTTCCTGTCCGATACTGTATACTTCCTGTCCGATATTGTAGATTTCCTGTCCGGTAATGTAGACTTCCTGTCCGGTAATGTAGACTTCCTGTCCGGTAATGTAGACTTCCTGTCCGAAACTGTAGACTTCCTGTCCGAAATTGTAGATTTCCTGTCCGGTAATGTAGACTTCCTGTCCGATACTGTAGATTTCCTGTTCGGTAATGTAGATTTCCTGTCCAGTACTGTAGACTTCCTGTCAGGTACTGTAGACTTCCTGTCCGATACAGTAGACTTCCTGTCCGATACTGTAGACTTCCTGTCCGATACTGTAGACTTCCTGTCCGATATTGTAGATTTCCTGTCCGGTAATGTAGACTTCCTGTCCGATATTGTAGATTTCCTGTCCAGTACTGTAGACTTCCTGTCCGGTACTGTAGACTTCCTGTCCGATACAGTAGACTTCCTGTCCGATACTGTAGACTTCCTGTCCGATACTGTAGACTTCCTGTCCGATACTGTAGACTTCCTGTCCGATACTGTAGACTTCTTGTCCGATACAGTAGACTTCCTGTCCGATACAGTAGACTTCCTGTCCGATACTGTAGACTTCCTGTCCGATACTGTAGACTTCTTGTCCGATACAGTAGACTTCCTGTCCGATACTGTAGACCTCCTGTCCGATACTGTAGACTTCCTGTCCGATACTGTAGACTTACTGTCCGATACTTCTGTTCGGACGATTCACCAATGA